The Pelagibacterium halotolerans B2 genome has a segment encoding these proteins:
- the fabA gene encoding 3-hydroxyacyl-[acyl-carrier-protein] dehydratase FabA produces MAERAHSYDYDQLLACGRGELFGPGNAQLPLPPMLMFDRITRIDDDGGPHGKGQVRAELDVSPDLWFFACHFHGDPVMPGCLGLDALWQMTGFFLGWGGSPGRGRALAGEIKFTGQVTNDVKLVEYGIDIKRVMRSKLTLGIADGYVKADGKTIYEAKDLRVGLFTDMGAL; encoded by the coding sequence ATGGCAGAACGCGCCCATTCTTACGATTACGACCAGTTGCTGGCCTGTGGGCGCGGTGAGCTTTTTGGACCGGGAAATGCGCAATTGCCGCTTCCGCCGATGCTCATGTTCGACCGTATCACGCGGATCGACGACGATGGCGGGCCTCATGGCAAGGGACAGGTGCGGGCCGAACTCGATGTCTCTCCCGATCTTTGGTTCTTTGCCTGCCATTTCCACGGCGACCCGGTGATGCCGGGCTGTCTGGGGCTCGATGCGCTCTGGCAAATGACCGGATTTTTTCTCGGCTGGGGCGGATCGCCCGGGCGGGGCCGCGCGTTGGCGGGAGAGATCAAGTTCACCGGCCAGGTTACAAACGATGTCAAACTGGTCGAGTACGGTATCGACATCAAGCGCGTGATGCGCTCGAAACTGACGCTCGGAATTGCCGACGGCTATGTGAAAGCCGACGGAAAAACCATATATGAGGCCAAGGATCTGCGGGTCGGCCTTTTTACGGACATGGGCGCCCTGTAA